One window of the Lactobacillus sp. PV034 genome contains the following:
- the rplJ gene encoding 50S ribosomal protein L10: MSKAAIAAKEQLVNDFAEELKTAKAILVIDYLGLTVDQVTNLRKDLRDSNVKMKVMKNTYLRRAAEKAGIEGLDDTFVGPTAIVYTADADDITEPARIVSKYEDDIDVLSIKGGMLEGKVASQDEIKKLASIPGREGLLSMLLSVLQAPVRNVAYAVKAVADSKDE; this comes from the coding sequence TTGAGTAAAGCTGCTATTGCTGCAAAGGAACAACTTGTCAACGATTTCGCAGAAGAACTTAAGACTGCTAAGGCTATCTTAGTAATTGATTACTTAGGTTTAACTGTTGATCAAGTTACTAACTTACGTAAGGATCTCCGCGATTCTAACGTTAAGATGAAGGTTATGAAGAACACTTACTTAAGACGTGCTGCTGAAAAGGCTGGTATCGAAGGTTTAGATGATACTTTTGTAGGTCCAACTGCTATTGTTTACACTGCTGATGCAGATGACATTACTGAACCTGCTCGTATTGTTTCTAAATACGAAGATGATATCGACGTATTATCTATTAAAGGTGGTATGCTCGAAGGTAAGGTTGCAAGCCAAGACGAAATCAAGAAGCTTGCTTCTATCCCAGGTCGCGAAGGTTTACTTTCAATGCTTCTTTCTGTATTGCAAGCACCTGTTCGCAACGTTGCATATGCTGTTAAGGCTGTTGCAGATTCTAAAGACGAATAA
- the rplL gene encoding 50S ribosomal protein L7/L12, translating to MALDTEKIIDALKDASILELNDLVKAIEDEFGVSAAAPVAAAGAAGGDAGKTEFDVELTDVGQEKVKVIKVVRDITGLGLKDSKDLVDGAPKNLKEGVSEDEANDIKAKLEEVGATVTVK from the coding sequence ATGGCTTTAGATACTGAAAAGATTATCGATGCTTTAAAAGATGCATCAATTCTTGAATTAAACGACTTAGTAAAGGCTATCGAAGATGAATTTGGCGTTTCAGCTGCTGCTCCAGTTGCAGCTGCAGGTGCTGCTGGTGGTGACGCTGGTAAGACTGAATTTGACGTTGAATTAACTGACGTTGGTCAAGAAAAAGTTAAGGTTATCAAGGTTGTACGTGACATCACTGGCCTTGGTCTTAAGGATTCAAAGGACCTTGTTGATGGTGCTCCTAAGAACCTTAAGGAAGGCGTTTCTGAAGACGAAGCTAACGACATCAAGGCAAAACTTGAAGAAGTTGGTGCTACTGTAACTGTTAAATAG
- a CDS encoding amino acid ABC transporter ATP-binding protein, whose protein sequence is MLELKDINKSFGSRKIIQNLDLSLDQGDILSIIGPSGAGKTTLLRMIAGLEVADSGHFYHNGKEFDPTDRSEHIVGMVFQDYNLFPNLTVMENITLAPINVKGLNKKEAEQQAQKIIDELDLAEVVNAYPYQLSGGQKQRVAIARALEMQPAILCYDEPTSALDPELVGKVKDIFFKLKKSGITQIVITHDHQFGKAVADKILEVGKLKGDK, encoded by the coding sequence ATATTAGAATTAAAAGATATTAATAAATCATTTGGCTCACGTAAAATTATACAGAATTTGGACTTAAGTCTTGATCAGGGCGATATTTTAAGTATTATTGGACCCTCAGGTGCAGGTAAGACAACTTTGCTAAGAATGATTGCTGGGCTAGAAGTCGCTGATAGTGGGCATTTTTATCATAATGGTAAAGAATTTGATCCAACCGATCGCAGCGAACATATTGTTGGCATGGTTTTTCAAGACTATAATCTTTTTCCAAATTTAACGGTGATGGAAAATATCACTTTGGCACCTATTAATGTCAAAGGCTTAAACAAAAAAGAGGCCGAACAGCAGGCTCAAAAAATAATTGATGAGTTAGATTTAGCTGAAGTGGTAAATGCATACCCTTATCAACTTTCTGGTGGGCAAAAACAGCGAGTGGCGATTGCTCGCGCTTTGGAAATGCAACCAGCAATTCTTTGTTATGATGAACCAACTTCTGCCCTTGATCCAGAATTAGTAGGGAAAGTAAAAGATATTTTCTTTAAATTAAAAAAGAGTGGTATTACTCAGATTGTAATTACCCATGATCACCAATTTGGAAAGGCAGTTGCAGATAAGATTCTTGAAGTTGGCAAGCTTAAAGGGGATAAGTAA
- a CDS encoding Rpn family recombination-promoting nuclease/putative transposase, with translation MIKPYYGFTNDVVFGWVMDNKEFCKYLIQIIIPELKIKDIEYLNRQHDVSTPDASRDVRLDILVKDTKDRLYDIEMQVAKEKDLGARMRYYQSKIDSYALRKGKSFHELKESYVIFLCDFDPFGFRRLRYSFSNYEDELGKECKLNDKSKRIIINSKGKDQKVSKDLQALVDLMNGKPKKLNKHFDYAIKEIEKINASPEKRRTIMTFEA, from the coding sequence ATGATTAAACCTTATTACGGTTTTACTAACGACGTTGTCTTTGGTTGGGTAATGGATAATAAAGAATTTTGTAAGTATTTAATACAGATTATTATTCCAGAACTCAAGATTAAAGATATTGAATATTTAAATCGTCAACATGATGTCAGCACACCCGATGCTAGTAGAGATGTCCGCTTAGATATTTTAGTAAAGGACACAAAAGATAGGTTATATGATATTGAGATGCAGGTGGCTAAGGAAAAAGATTTAGGGGCTAGAATGCGGTATTATCAATCTAAAATTGATAGTTATGCTTTACGTAAAGGAAAAAGTTTTCATGAATTAAAAGAAAGCTATGTCATTTTCCTGTGTGATTTTGATCCTTTTGGTTTTAGAAGATTACGTTATAGTTTTTCCAATTATGAAGATGAATTAGGCAAAGAATGTAAGTTGAATGATAAAAGCAAGCGTATTATTATTAATTCAAAGGGAAAAGATCAAAAAGTTAGCAAAGATTTACAGGCGCTAGTTGATTTAATGAATGGAAAGCCGAAGAAGCTTAACAAGCATTTTGATTATGCCATTAAGGAAATAGAGAAAATAAATGCAAGTCCAGAGAAGAGGAGAACGATCATGACGTTTGAAGCTTAA
- a CDS encoding amino acid ABC transporter substrate-binding protein, whose protein sequence is MKKKFLYLILFFCSLTLLSACGERTNSWQAIKERKTLVIGIDDSFVPMDFREKNGNLVGFDVDLAKAACKKLGLKPQFQPIDWDMKETELRNGTIDVIWNGYTKTKARAKKESFTEPYLKNKQILVTRKTEHIKNYQEMKGKILGLQTGSSGADAYDTYPKVLKDRVASTVQYDNYNDAFLDLKAGRINGLLIDSVYGDYYLKHTKDGNDFSKSVLPYPSEEFAIGVNKKDKTLTKKLNWALNELKKDGTISRLEKKWFN, encoded by the coding sequence ATGAAAAAGAAGTTTTTATATCTGATTCTATTTTTTTGTAGCTTAACCTTACTGAGCGCTTGTGGTGAACGAACCAACTCTTGGCAAGCAATCAAAGAACGCAAGACCTTGGTTATTGGAATTGATGATAGTTTTGTGCCCATGGATTTTAGGGAGAAAAATGGTAACTTAGTGGGCTTTGATGTGGATTTAGCCAAAGCAGCTTGTAAAAAATTAGGGTTAAAACCCCAATTTCAGCCAATCGATTGGGATATGAAAGAAACCGAATTACGTAATGGAACCATTGACGTTATTTGGAATGGCTATACTAAAACTAAGGCGAGAGCCAAAAAGGAAAGCTTTACTGAACCATATTTAAAAAATAAGCAAATTTTGGTTACTAGAAAAACTGAGCATATTAAGAATTATCAGGAAATGAAAGGCAAGATACTGGGGCTGCAGACTGGCTCTTCTGGTGCTGATGCTTATGATACTTATCCTAAAGTACTTAAAGATCGAGTTGCCAGTACAGTACAATATGATAACTATAATGATGCCTTCTTAGATTTAAAGGCTGGCAGGATAAATGGCTTATTGATTGATAGCGTTTATGGTGATTACTATTTAAAACATACTAAGGACGGCAATGACTTTAGCAAATCAGTGCTGCCTTATCCAAGTGAAGAATTTGCCATTGGGGTCAATAAAAAAGATAAAACATTGACTAAAAAATTAAATTGGGCCTTGAATGAATTAAAAAAAGATGGAACCATTAGTCGCTTAGAGAAGAAATGGTTTAATTAG